One Ignavibacteria bacterium genomic region harbors:
- a CDS encoding NAD-dependent epimerase/dehydratase family protein, translating into MNYFIAGGAGFIGSHLVRKILKEESESLVTVFDNFTSGQMWHLEEVIDDARLNIIKGDIKDIDMLVDAMKKSDCVYHFASNPDISKAITQPDIDFWEGTYLTNNILEAVRRNGVPKLIYASGSGVYGDVGYVETDEDYSPMVPISTYGASKLSGEALISSYCFMFGLNAAAFRFANVVGPNQTHGVGFDFINKLIKNPVELDILGNGTQSKSYIYVYDVLNAIRLVETRFLHGYSYFNVATTDYITVKEIAELVLDVMGLKNTKLNFGDGDRGWKGDVPIVRLNSEKIRNLGWKNQFNSKQAIFESVSQMYNKLKNQ; encoded by the coding sequence ATGAATTATTTTATAGCAGGAGGCGCGGGTTTTATAGGAAGTCATTTAGTTCGAAAAATTCTCAAAGAAGAAAGCGAATCTTTGGTAACAGTATTTGATAATTTCACTTCAGGGCAGATGTGGCACCTTGAAGAAGTAATAGATGATGCGAGGCTTAACATCATAAAAGGAGATATAAAAGATATAGATATGCTTGTTGATGCAATGAAAAAATCAGATTGTGTTTATCATTTCGCATCAAATCCAGATATATCAAAAGCAATAACTCAACCAGACATCGATTTTTGGGAAGGTACATATTTAACGAATAACATACTTGAAGCAGTACGAAGAAATGGTGTACCGAAGCTAATATATGCTTCAGGAAGCGGTGTTTACGGCGACGTTGGATATGTTGAAACAGATGAAGATTATTCACCGATGGTACCGATATCCACTTATGGAGCCAGCAAGCTTAGCGGAGAGGCATTAATAAGTTCATATTGTTTTATGTTCGGGCTTAATGCTGCGGCATTCCGTTTTGCAAATGTTGTCGGTCCAAATCAAACACACGGTGTTGGATTTGATTTTATTAATAAACTAATTAAAAATCCTGTTGAACTCGATATTCTGGGTAATGGTACGCAAAGCAAATCTTATATATATGTTTATGATGTATTAAATGCAATCAGACTTGTTGAGACAAGATTCCTACATGGATATTCGTATTTTAACGTAGCGACGACTGATTATATAACTGTAAAAGAAATTGCGGAATTAGTACTTGATGTGATGGGGTTGAAAAATACAAAATTAAACTTTGGAGATGGTGATAGAGGTTGGAAAGGAGATGTACCTATCGTCCGATTAAACTCAGAAAAGATTAGAAATCTCGGTTGGAAAAACCAGTTCAATTCAAAACAAGCAATTTTTGAGTCTGTTTCACAGATGTACAATAAATTAAAGAATCAATGA
- a CDS encoding glycosyltransferase → MDKDSVSKIPAISIILPTYNRRKWLKKAIDSVVNQSFTDWEMLVVDDASSDGTEEMMAEITRRNSRITYHRIPITSEPGIAKFLNYGIKTAKGKYIARIDDDDQWSCKNKLKIQFDFFEKNADYVLIGGGVIVIDENENELYRYFENETDVEIRNKILYANPMSHPSVMFRRDTALKIGGYRTLEFAEDWDFFLRMGKEGKLYNFKEYFAYYQMAQQNNSLRNQKGLAKAILKLIKVYKNDYPNYRTGVLVNYFQYLHSFLPLSFRMSTTNYLKYIKRKYF, encoded by the coding sequence ATGGACAAGGATTCTGTATCAAAAATACCAGCTATTAGCATAATTTTACCAACGTATAATCGTCGAAAATGGTTAAAAAAAGCGATAGACAGTGTGGTAAATCAATCGTTTACAGATTGGGAAATGCTTGTTGTTGACGACGCATCAAGTGACGGAACAGAAGAAATGATGGCGGAAATTACACGAAGGAATTCGAGGATAACGTATCATAGGATACCAATAACATCCGAGCCTGGGATAGCAAAATTTTTAAATTATGGAATAAAAACGGCGAAGGGTAAATATATAGCCAGAATTGATGATGATGACCAGTGGAGTTGTAAGAATAAATTAAAAATTCAATTCGATTTTTTCGAAAAGAATGCAGATTATGTTCTTATCGGTGGTGGAGTGATTGTGATTGATGAGAATGAAAATGAATTATACAGATACTTTGAGAATGAAACCGATGTTGAAATCAGGAATAAAATATTGTATGCAAATCCGATGTCTCATCCATCAGTAATGTTCAGGCGTGATACTGCACTTAAAATTGGTGGTTATAGAACATTAGAGTTCGCTGAAGACTGGGATTTTTTCCTAAGAATGGGTAAGGAAGGAAAGCTTTACAATTTTAAGGAATATTTTGCTTACTATCAGATGGCTCAACAAAATAATTCTCTCCGCAATCAAAAAGGACTTGCTAAGGCAATACTGAAGTTAATAAAAGTATATAAGAATGATTATCCGAATTACAGGACTGGTGTTTTAGTAAATTATTTTCAGTATCTTCATTCTTTTTTACCTTTATCATTCAGAATGAGTACTACAAATTACCTGAAGTATATAAAACGAAAATATTTTTAG
- a CDS encoding Gfo/Idh/MocA family oxidoreductase, with product MRIEIAGIGLIGKERLAALDRLRKEEFDVEITGIFDPYSKEIQALSEEYGVNVTGSFEKMIEAKPDWIFIATPHDTAVELTKKSLENNINVLIEKPLGRNLKEAKEIYEMSRSKDDVWVGFNYRFFDGVNALLKDTLAGKFGKLISINFVLGHGSSPNIKDGWKLDPEKAGGGCLIDPGIHFIDLARIFTKGNLDIINGMLWNGFWKTGIEEECHLFLNGEGCIINMQISIVKWRSTFRIEVNGEEGYGIVDGRNRSYGKQTYITGKRWGWQNAKSQKDSELLICDSDGEDVFYKETRALLFPDNNDIIKPCNLIEGLKNMELLEKSYMRSKYVTK from the coding sequence ATGAGAATAGAGATTGCAGGCATAGGTTTAATTGGCAAGGAGAGGCTTGCCGCTCTGGACAGATTGAGGAAAGAAGAATTTGATGTAGAGATTACGGGCATATTCGATCCGTACAGCAAGGAGATACAAGCGCTATCTGAAGAATACGGAGTAAATGTTACCGGTTCATTTGAAAAGATGATTGAGGCAAAACCAGACTGGATTTTTATTGCGACGCCGCATGATACTGCGGTTGAGCTAACGAAAAAATCACTCGAAAACAACATTAATGTACTGATAGAAAAGCCGCTGGGAAGGAATTTAAAGGAAGCAAAAGAGATATATGAAATGAGCAGAAGCAAGGATGACGTATGGGTGGGATTTAATTACAGGTTTTTTGACGGAGTGAATGCGCTGCTTAAAGATACTCTGGCCGGGAAGTTCGGGAAGTTAATTTCGATTAATTTTGTACTCGGGCACGGTTCGAGTCCGAATATTAAAGACGGTTGGAAGCTTGATCCTGAAAAAGCCGGAGGTGGATGCCTTATTGATCCAGGAATACATTTTATAGATCTTGCAAGAATATTTACTAAAGGAAACTTAGACATTATTAATGGGATGCTCTGGAATGGATTCTGGAAAACGGGGATTGAGGAGGAATGTCATTTGTTTTTAAATGGAGAAGGGTGTATTATTAACATGCAGATTTCAATAGTGAAATGGAGAAGTACCTTCAGGATTGAAGTGAACGGTGAAGAAGGGTATGGAATTGTCGACGGGAGGAATAGAAGTTACGGAAAACAGACATATATAACAGGAAAGCGCTGGGGATGGCAGAATGCGAAGAGCCAGAAGGATTCAGAATTGCTTATTTGTGATTCTGATGGAGAAGATGTCTTTTATAAAGAAACAAGGGCTTTACTTTTTCCTGATAATAATGATATAATCAAACCTTGTAATCTTATTGAGGGGCTAAAGAATATGGAGCTGTTGGAAAAATCATATATGAGAAGCAAGTACGTTACGAAATAA
- a CDS encoding SDR family oxidoreductase yields MKPDVVVVTGAGRGIGRSVCIEIAKNEVPLLCISKSESVYDTVKEAGKYTKAESIQADIVNFDKTTEEIKKWLMNNTYKRIGVVLAASVLGDKFEVENFNAREWSGVMNVNLTGNFNVLGALLPRMLENKYGRIVAFSGGGSAYAYPIFSAYSASKTAVVRTVENFAEVLKDKGDFAIAALAPGAVETDMLKKVRSFGAEVKTTVNISEPTNFVKEFIFADKCNFSGSFVHVRDEWPKLLNSENQLSGKDMFKLRRIEK; encoded by the coding sequence ATGAAACCCGATGTAGTAGTAGTTACAGGCGCCGGAAGGGGAATCGGCCGTTCTGTTTGTATTGAAATTGCAAAGAATGAAGTCCCGCTGCTTTGCATTTCCAAATCTGAATCAGTGTATGATACCGTGAAGGAGGCAGGGAAATATACCAAGGCGGAAAGTATTCAGGCAGATATTGTCAACTTTGATAAAACCACGGAAGAAATAAAGAAGTGGCTTATGAATAATACGTATAAAAGAATCGGCGTTGTTCTTGCGGCTTCGGTTTTAGGAGACAAGTTTGAAGTTGAGAATTTTAATGCCAGGGAATGGAGCGGGGTAATGAATGTGAACCTGACGGGTAACTTCAATGTGCTGGGCGCGCTTCTTCCGAGAATGCTTGAGAATAAGTACGGGAGGATTGTAGCTTTTTCAGGCGGAGGTTCAGCTTATGCGTACCCGATATTCTCGGCTTATTCGGCATCGAAGACGGCAGTTGTAAGGACCGTGGAAAATTTTGCAGAAGTTTTAAAGGATAAAGGTGATTTTGCGATTGCGGCGCTTGCACCCGGGGCGGTGGAAACTGACATGCTGAAAAAGGTGCGTTCGTTTGGTGCAGAGGTAAAGACGACGGTTAATATTTCCGAACCGACAAATTTTGTAAAGGAGTTTATCTTTGCCGACAAGTGTAATTTTTCAGGTTCGTTTGTACATGTGAGGGACGAATGGCCAAAGTTGCTGAATTCAGAAAATCAGCTTTCAGGAAAAGACATGTTTAAACTGAGGAGGATAGAAAAATGA
- a CDS encoding glycosyltransferase — MIPNIFHLIYFYKENVEFPLTHSITVNSVRMLNNPDKIYFYSDRAPEGKYWEKISPYVKLVKVKAPKYVFDRKLYHLAHKSDVLRLQILLEQGGIYIDMDVICKKPFTDLLKHDMVLGKQGRWRKMGLCNGVILANKDSEFLKLWYDEFRNFRSKGNDKYWSEMSVSKPKELAKKHPDLIHKEPYNSFHYPLYYPYSLRRIFVHCNDYKDAYCHHLWEAASYKKYLSKLTEKEILKKDTTYNIIARKYL, encoded by the coding sequence ATGATACCCAATATTTTTCATCTTATTTACTTTTACAAAGAGAACGTTGAGTTCCCGTTAACACACAGCATAACGGTGAATTCAGTGAGGATGCTGAATAATCCCGACAAGATATATTTTTATTCGGACAGGGCTCCTGAGGGAAAGTATTGGGAAAAGATATCGCCTTATGTAAAACTCGTAAAAGTGAAAGCGCCTAAATACGTATTTGACAGGAAGCTTTATCACTTAGCGCATAAATCGGATGTATTAAGGCTTCAGATACTTTTGGAACAAGGCGGGATATATATTGACATGGATGTGATATGTAAAAAGCCGTTTACGGATCTTCTAAAGCACGACATGGTTCTGGGAAAGCAGGGGAGATGGCGAAAGATGGGGCTTTGCAACGGCGTGATACTTGCCAATAAGGATTCCGAATTCCTTAAACTCTGGTACGATGAATTCAGGAATTTCCGTTCCAAAGGTAACGACAAATACTGGTCGGAAATGTCGGTAAGCAAGCCGAAAGAACTTGCCAAAAAGCATCCTGATTTAATTCACAAAGAGCCGTACAACAGTTTTCATTATCCGTTATACTATCCGTACAGTCTGAGAAGGATATTTGTTCATTGCAATGATTACAAGGATGCTTATTGCCATCATCTCTGGGAGGCTGCATCATATAAAAAGTATCTTTCAAAACTAACCGAGAAAGAGATATTAAAGAAGGATACGACTTACAATATCATAGCGCGCAAGTACCTCTGA
- a CDS encoding glycosyltransferase — protein MRKLKILLTLNNSLISGIENFVLELIRNSDRNKYEFSVAVPCYGQIVEVLKELGIKYYIFNDNCVKPYNLKGIINIFKILSKNKFDIVHAQAGIAPCLLGSLTGVRMKIEHKHGLDFTEEERKNMGFLKVRYESIKKYLVDYTISGNERDIFYLVDKFGYNREKVKLVYNGVKDIYGLAERERTEETEETVIGTVCRLTYQKAPENFVEIAKIIEESGTGKNIRYEIWGTGELQEKLENLIAKYGLEKKVFLMGYMHDKIKTFGNFDIFVLTSRYEGIPYVLLDSMSAGVPVIATDVGGKSEVIETGRNGILLPRNEIKLMADKIMKLIDDEDLRKRFAAEAYKDFRNKWTIEKTIPRMLEVYDLIK, from the coding sequence ATGAGAAAACTGAAAATACTGCTGACGCTAAATAACAGCCTGATAAGCGGAATAGAGAATTTTGTGCTTGAGCTTATCAGGAATTCAGATAGAAACAAGTATGAATTTTCGGTAGCAGTGCCTTGTTACGGGCAAATTGTTGAAGTGCTGAAGGAATTGGGAATTAAATATTATATCTTCAACGACAACTGCGTTAAGCCTTATAACCTTAAGGGAATAATAAATATTTTTAAGATTCTATCGAAGAACAAGTTTGACATAGTGCATGCACAGGCCGGAATAGCACCGTGTTTGTTAGGTTCTCTTACAGGTGTGAGAATGAAGATTGAACACAAGCACGGGCTGGATTTTACTGAGGAAGAGAGAAAGAACATGGGTTTTCTCAAAGTAAGGTATGAATCGATTAAAAAGTATCTGGTTGATTATACAATATCCGGGAATGAAAGAGACATATTTTATCTTGTGGACAAGTTCGGGTATAATCGTGAAAAAGTGAAGCTGGTTTACAACGGCGTGAAAGATATATACGGTTTAGCGGAAAGAGAAAGAACTGAAGAAACTGAAGAAACTGTTATTGGCACGGTATGCAGATTAACTTACCAGAAAGCTCCGGAAAATTTTGTGGAAATTGCAAAGATAATTGAAGAGTCGGGAACAGGGAAAAATATCAGGTACGAGATATGGGGAACAGGCGAGCTGCAGGAGAAACTTGAAAACCTTATTGCAAAGTACGGACTTGAAAAGAAAGTATTTCTGATGGGTTATATGCATGACAAGATAAAGACATTCGGCAATTTTGACATATTTGTTCTTACTTCAAGGTACGAAGGAATTCCTTATGTATTGCTTGATTCAATGAGTGCGGGAGTACCTGTTATAGCTACTGACGTTGGAGGAAAGAGCGAGGTAATAGAAACCGGAAGGAACGGTATTCTTCTTCCAAGAAATGAGATTAAACTAATGGCGGATAAAATTATGAAATTGATAGATGACGAGGATTTGAGAAAAAGATTTGCTGCAGAAGCTTATAAGGATTTCAGGAATAAGTGGACGATTGAAAAAACAATTCCCAGAATGCTGGAAGTATATGATTTGATTAAATGA
- a CDS encoding glycosyltransferase family 2 protein: protein MVKTSIIILNYNTAAYAEELVGSLARNIPLDEYEVILADNNSPEKSFREIGKKYPFVKILEFESNEGFATGNNKASEFAEGEYLLFINPDVLINENNLHLLHEYLEANPDTGIVSGLMVDTDNKPIYCFNSFPDIEWEIYQFAGTGYDAKIRKLLSRDEIKSNSNFETDWFHGAFIFISKYNFKALKGFNEKYFMYYEDIELCYSVKNKLGLKNVCIPEVKYIHHTRATFSDVKKDDIYYFHINRGKMIFISNYGLFLRSILELISISSIILRILVLPFWNKYRNLKKQKFVQLLKVIRLHASSKYLSSSKFEYIKR, encoded by the coding sequence ATGGTTAAAACTTCAATAATAATATTGAATTACAATACCGCTGCTTATGCGGAAGAGCTTGTGGGATCATTAGCCAGGAATATCCCGCTTGATGAATATGAAGTGATACTTGCCGATAATAATTCCCCGGAAAAATCATTCCGGGAAATCGGGAAAAAGTATCCGTTCGTAAAGATTCTTGAGTTTGAAAGCAACGAGGGGTTTGCAACGGGAAATAATAAAGCTTCGGAATTTGCTGAAGGCGAATATCTATTGTTCATTAATCCTGACGTATTAATAAACGAAAATAATCTGCACCTGCTTCACGAGTACCTGGAAGCAAATCCTGATACGGGAATTGTTTCAGGGTTAATGGTTGATACTGACAACAAGCCCATATACTGCTTTAATTCATTTCCGGATATAGAATGGGAGATATACCAGTTTGCGGGTACAGGATATGATGCGAAGATAAGGAAACTGCTTTCCCGAGATGAAATCAAATCCAATTCCAATTTTGAAACAGACTGGTTTCACGGAGCATTTATTTTCATAAGCAAGTATAATTTTAAGGCTCTTAAGGGCTTTAATGAAAAGTATTTTATGTATTATGAGGATATTGAATTATGCTATTCAGTAAAGAATAAGCTCGGCCTGAAAAATGTCTGTATTCCCGAAGTGAAATACATACACCACACAAGGGCTACATTCAGCGATGTAAAGAAGGATGATATTTATTACTTTCATATAAACAGGGGGAAGATGATATTTATATCGAATTACGGATTATTTTTAAGAAGCATATTAGAACTAATTTCAATAAGCAGTATAATTTTAAGAATCTTAGTCTTGCCATTCTGGAATAAATACAGGAATTTAAAGAAGCAAAAGTTTGTGCAGTTACTGAAAGTAATACGCCTACATGCAAGCAGTAAATATTTATCTTCAAGCAAATTTGAATATATAAAAAGATGA
- a CDS encoding glycosyltransferase family 4 protein: MKKKTILMISHSSNKTGGGEWDFQRLLEYFHNQGYYVYSVFPDGHKADYFKKLSNEFLVLPDNIFPFNEFNLRKYLYFSYITIQKFTILFPFLNRIKNNFDACFVNSSACLSEILALGIMNIPYTLSIKEVIHPGYVRRVINSYYRKTSNDVIVISEFIRNIVKDDFKGKEVSIIRSSIADDDLAGISRNTSRSDNEFVIVNSGVITPIKNQELLIKAAAGLKTESNVKVSFIGRIEDKAYFEKLQTLAKSLPKGNIKIIFEGEVSKKQALDMECNSDLLVVTSKHEGMSLVIAEGLYFRVPVISTRTGVALEVLKDGYNGFLFNENDVNKLRELIDEIIANKELREYISNNQKDSYDKYFSFNYYLKEHERILFRNG; this comes from the coding sequence ATGAAGAAAAAAACAATATTAATGATTTCACATTCTTCAAATAAGACAGGCGGCGGAGAGTGGGATTTTCAAAGACTTTTAGAGTATTTTCATAATCAGGGATATTATGTGTATTCTGTATTTCCTGATGGCCATAAGGCTGATTATTTCAAAAAACTATCTAATGAATTTCTTGTATTGCCTGATAATATTTTTCCGTTTAATGAATTTAATTTAAGGAAGTATCTGTATTTCTCTTATATTACAATACAGAAATTCACGATTTTGTTTCCATTCTTAAACAGAATAAAGAATAATTTTGACGCTTGTTTCGTGAATTCATCAGCGTGCTTATCGGAAATCCTGGCGTTAGGCATAATGAATATTCCTTATACACTTTCAATTAAAGAGGTAATACATCCTGGTTATGTGAGGAGAGTCATAAATTCATATTACAGAAAGACAAGCAATGACGTAATCGTTATTTCGGAGTTTATACGAAACATTGTTAAGGATGATTTTAAGGGAAAAGAAGTAAGCATCATAAGATCTTCAATTGCGGATGATGATTTGGCCGGGATAAGCAGAAATACTTCCAGGAGTGATAATGAGTTTGTAATTGTGAATTCAGGAGTAATAACACCTATCAAAAATCAGGAATTGCTGATAAAAGCTGCGGCAGGATTAAAGACAGAATCAAATGTAAAGGTTAGTTTTATCGGAAGGATTGAGGATAAAGCTTATTTCGAGAAATTACAAACACTTGCCAAATCGCTGCCAAAAGGGAATATCAAGATTATTTTTGAGGGAGAAGTCAGTAAAAAGCAGGCGCTGGATATGGAATGCAATTCCGATCTTTTAGTCGTTACGTCTAAACATGAAGGAATGTCGTTAGTAATTGCAGAGGGGTTATACTTCAGGGTTCCCGTAATATCTACAAGGACAGGCGTTGCGCTTGAGGTTTTAAAAGACGGTTATAACGGATTTCTTTTTAATGAAAATGATGTTAATAAGTTAAGGGAACTTATAGATGAAATTATTGCAAATAAAGAACTGCGCGAATACATATCGAATAACCAGAAAGATTCTTACGACAAATATTTCAGTTTTAATTACTATTTAAAAGAACACGAACGCATATTATTCAGGAATGGTTAA
- a CDS encoding oligosaccharide flippase family protein produces the protein MLKLIKISSRLSLSVITGTAASILRIKLYAIFLGPVGFGIISQLYNFFLLFTSVTNLGVPVSTTSEISKLHSEGTEESESKIAYYFRYITLRILLLSVVLSVLVILFSGYISDFLVDDGAFYYFLIIIFISAPFTILYSIMEAFLRSFKRINTIVNISVITNIASILILIPLVYFWNMTGVGIYLLVFGILPMLLFIIFCKDIIKKYIKRTSFLPSSEEKSLIFKVGLISLSSSLIHQGIIILIRKILISEYGYEQNGLYQSVLSVSITYFSIIYIFLTNYSLPKLAECSDNDAINSELSNNLRFLLLIITPMMLIFLGYRDILVSLLFSKNFSGTTSLFVPQFIGDLFRVGAALFGLWLIPRRKIKQIIIIDVIFNTIFISSVYIFVAILNMPLIYVSYAYAMSFGMHFLMYFVYSRNSIGYSANRIITLTFLYTILSLTAVSYLSNINRELSYYATPFIIVIWFLLSVNKEEMYKSKKMIYDYINKYK, from the coding sequence ATTCTTAAATTAATTAAAATAAGTTCCAGGCTCAGCTTATCGGTTATTACAGGAACAGCGGCATCTATATTGAGGATTAAGCTTTATGCAATCTTTCTCGGACCTGTTGGATTCGGAATTATTTCCCAGCTTTATAATTTTTTCTTGCTGTTTACATCCGTTACAAATTTAGGAGTGCCTGTATCAACAACATCAGAAATATCAAAGCTGCATTCGGAGGGTACTGAAGAGTCCGAAAGTAAAATTGCTTATTATTTTAGGTATATTACTTTGCGGATATTGTTGCTTTCAGTAGTCCTATCGGTATTAGTTATACTATTTTCGGGATATATATCAGATTTTCTCGTTGATGACGGGGCATTTTATTATTTTCTTATCATTATTTTCATTTCGGCTCCTTTCACGATACTTTATTCTATCATGGAAGCATTTCTCAGAAGCTTTAAGAGAATTAATACTATTGTTAATATCAGTGTTATAACTAACATAGCTTCAATTCTTATTTTAATACCGCTGGTATATTTCTGGAATATGACCGGAGTTGGTATTTACCTTCTTGTATTCGGTATATTACCCATGTTGCTTTTTATAATATTCTGCAAGGATATAATTAAAAAGTATATTAAGAGAACCTCGTTTTTACCAAGCAGTGAAGAGAAAAGCCTGATATTTAAAGTCGGGCTTATATCATTGTCATCATCTTTAATACATCAGGGGATCATTATACTTATTCGTAAAATCCTGATCTCGGAGTACGGTTATGAGCAAAACGGACTTTATCAGTCAGTTTTATCGGTATCAATTACTTATTTCAGTATTATTTACATATTTCTGACGAATTATTCACTGCCTAAGCTTGCCGAATGCAGCGATAATGATGCTATTAACTCTGAGCTCAGCAACAACCTGAGGTTTCTTCTACTGATAATAACTCCGATGATGCTGATATTTCTTGGTTACAGGGATATTCTTGTATCATTGCTTTTCAGCAAGAATTTTTCCGGAACGACAAGTCTATTTGTTCCTCAATTTATCGGTGACTTATTCAGGGTAGGGGCTGCGCTTTTCGGTCTTTGGCTTATTCCGAGGAGAAAAATCAAGCAGATAATTATAATAGACGTTATTTTTAATACAATATTCATTTCATCGGTTTACATATTTGTTGCAATACTGAATATGCCCTTAATTTATGTTTCGTACGCATATGCAATGTCTTTCGGGATGCACTTCCTGATGTATTTTGTTTATTCGAGGAATTCTATAGGTTATTCGGCAAACAGGATTATTACTTTGACTTTTTTGTATACGATTCTTTCATTAACGGCAGTTTCATATCTTTCTAATATCAACAGGGAATTATCTTATTATGCGACTCCTTTTATTATAGTTATTTGGTTTTTACTTTCGGTGAATAAGGAAGAGATGTATAAATCTAAGAAAATGATTTATGATTATATTAATAAATATAAATGA
- a CDS encoding GNVR domain-containing protein produces the protein MSEKTEDKGSGLRLIDYLNVFFRYRKFILSFTLTLTAITIFVVFFVMDPIFYSYATVKTTSKSGDISSLIGGAGLTGMDFGELAGGGSVYKELALYDNILNSRRSLEELIVKFNIIEEEKFKYMYDALKYVRENVIELKKDKIAGTMEIGAYDKDPKRAKEMVEYLVNSLNKINIELNVLNAKNNREFIETRYNLAKEDLKKSEDSLKAFQDVFGVAPDAQIKAAAQIGVQLEVEIKSEEVKLEIMKKILAPDQPEVKQQVEKVNLLKAQLSKMKNESSTEDMLALKGKPDVAINYLRLVRNIEIQSKIVTFLLPMYEQSKIEENRETPSVLILDYPFEPDKKVKPKRLTITVVVFLLALLSSAGISVLSEKWKIYRNHLVSK, from the coding sequence ATGTCAGAAAAAACAGAGGATAAGGGATCGGGGCTCAGATTGATAGATTACCTTAATGTATTTTTCAGGTACAGAAAATTCATTCTTTCGTTTACATTAACATTAACGGCCATCACAATCTTTGTAGTCTTTTTCGTAATGGATCCAATTTTTTATTCTTATGCAACAGTGAAGACGACGAGTAAATCCGGAGATATATCAAGCCTTATCGGAGGAGCCGGCCTAACGGGAATGGATTTTGGAGAACTTGCCGGAGGGGGGTCTGTTTACAAGGAACTTGCTTTGTATGACAATATTCTTAACAGCAGAAGATCTCTTGAAGAACTGATTGTAAAGTTCAATATTATTGAGGAAGAAAAGTTTAAGTATATGTACGATGCTTTGAAGTACGTGAGAGAGAATGTAATCGAACTAAAGAAAGACAAGATAGCCGGAACGATGGAAATAGGGGCTTATGACAAAGACCCTAAAAGAGCCAAGGAAATGGTTGAATATCTTGTGAATTCACTGAATAAGATAAACATCGAGCTTAATGTATTAAACGCAAAGAATAACAGGGAATTCATCGAAACAAGATATAATCTGGCAAAAGAAGACCTGAAAAAATCCGAGGACAGCCTGAAGGCATTTCAGGATGTTTTCGGTGTTGCTCCCGACGCCCAGATAAAAGCAGCAGCTCAAATCGGAGTACAGCTTGAAGTAGAGATTAAATCTGAAGAGGTTAAGCTCGAAATAATGAAGAAAATTCTTGCTCCCGACCAGCCCGAAGTAAAACAGCAGGTCGAGAAAGTAAACCTTCTTAAAGCACAGCTAAGCAAAATGAAAAATGAGAGCTCCACAGAAGACATGCTTGCATTAAAAGGCAAACCTGATGTTGCAATAAATTATCTCAGACTTGTTCGGAATATTGAAATTCAAAGCAAGATTGTGACCTTTCTTCTTCCTATGTATGAGCAGTCAAAGATTGAAGAAAACCGGGAGACCCCTTCAGTGCTAATTCTTGATTATCCCTTTGAACCCGATAAGAAAGTAAAACCAAAAAGACTTACTATAACCGTTGTAGTTTTCCTGTTAGCATTATTATCTTCTGCCGGCATTTCGGTCTTATCCGAGAAATGGAAAATATACAGAAACCATCTAGTATCAAAATAA